The proteins below come from a single Serratia ficaria genomic window:
- a CDS encoding divergent polysaccharide deacetylase family protein — protein MRYFNTRTAVLIGCLLQVCAAQAGKLSIVIDDVGYRPHEENAVLQMPTAISVAVLPNAPHARLMATRAHSQGREVLIHMPMAPLSKQPLERDTLQPSMSSDEVQRIIRNAVNNVPYAVGMNNHMGSAMTSSLPGMQKVMQALESYRLYFLDSMTIGNSQATRAAAGTGVKVIKRKVFLDDTANEADIRRQFNRAVELARRNGSAIAIGHPRPATVKVLQQMLPTLPADIVLVKPSSLLNEPQGNGGGYVPPPVKPQKPQPKNPFSGGVKQCKVKPPKEKVSAGAVLGVIGDSVATSPPAEFIKRQWQRWTQSGQDKPKA, from the coding sequence TTGCGCTATTTCAACACCCGTACTGCCGTATTGATCGGCTGTCTGCTGCAGGTTTGCGCCGCGCAGGCAGGAAAACTGTCCATCGTGATCGACGACGTAGGCTACCGCCCGCATGAGGAAAATGCGGTGCTGCAGATGCCGACGGCGATCTCGGTCGCCGTGCTGCCCAACGCGCCGCATGCCCGCCTGATGGCCACCCGCGCCCACAGCCAGGGCCGGGAAGTGCTGATCCACATGCCGATGGCGCCGCTCAGCAAGCAGCCGCTGGAACGCGACACCCTGCAACCTTCCATGAGCAGCGACGAAGTCCAGCGCATCATCCGCAATGCGGTGAATAACGTGCCCTACGCCGTGGGAATGAACAACCACATGGGCAGCGCCATGACCTCCAGCCTGCCGGGCATGCAAAAAGTGATGCAGGCGCTCGAAAGCTACCGGCTCTATTTCCTCGACAGCATGACCATCGGCAACAGCCAGGCGACCCGCGCCGCAGCGGGCACCGGCGTGAAGGTGATCAAGCGCAAGGTGTTCCTCGACGATACCGCCAACGAAGCCGACATTCGCCGCCAGTTCAACCGCGCGGTCGAATTGGCGCGGCGCAACGGTTCCGCCATCGCCATCGGCCACCCGCGCCCGGCGACGGTGAAAGTGCTGCAGCAGATGCTGCCGACGCTGCCCGCCGACATCGTGCTGGTCAAACCGAGCTCGCTGCTGAACGAGCCGCAGGGCAACGGCGGCGGCTACGTGCCGCCTCCGGTCAAGCCGCAGAAACCGCAGCCGAAGAACCCGTTCAGCGGCGGCGTCAAGCAGTGCAAGGTCAAGCCGCCGAAGGAAAAAGTCAGCGCGGGCGCCGTGCTGGGCGTGATTGGCGACAGCGTCGCGACCTCGCCGCCGGCGGAGTTTATCAAACGCCAGTGGCAGCGCTGGACGCAAAGCGGGCAGGACAAGCCGAAAGCATAA
- the tdh gene encoding L-threonine 3-dehydrogenase produces MKALSKLKAEEGIWMTDVPQPELGHNDIMIKIRKTAICGTDVHIYNWDEWSQKTIPVPMVVGHEYVGEVVAIGQEVKGFSIGDRVSGEGHITCGHCRNCRGGRTHLCRNTIGVGVNRPGCFAEYLVIPAFNAFKIPDNISDDLASIFDPFGNAVHTALSFDLVGEDVLVSGAGPIGIMAAAVCKHVGARHVVITDVNEYRLELARKMGVTRAVNVSKENLDDVMAELGMTEGFDVGLEMSGAPPAFRTLLNAMNHGGRIAMLGIPPSDMSIDWNQVIFKGLFIKGIYGREMFETWYKMAALIQSGLDLSPIITHRFSIDEFQQGFDAMRSGKSGKVILSWD; encoded by the coding sequence ATGAAAGCATTGTCAAAACTGAAAGCGGAAGAAGGGATTTGGATGACCGATGTGCCCCAGCCGGAGCTGGGCCACAACGACATCATGATCAAGATCCGTAAAACCGCGATCTGCGGCACCGATGTGCATATCTACAACTGGGACGAATGGTCGCAGAAAACCATTCCGGTTCCGATGGTGGTCGGCCATGAATACGTGGGCGAAGTGGTGGCTATCGGGCAGGAGGTCAAAGGCTTCAGCATCGGCGATCGCGTCTCCGGCGAAGGCCACATTACCTGCGGCCACTGCCGCAACTGCCGCGGCGGCCGCACCCACCTGTGCCGCAACACCATCGGCGTGGGCGTGAATCGTCCGGGCTGCTTCGCCGAATATCTGGTGATCCCGGCGTTCAACGCCTTCAAGATCCCGGATAACATTTCCGACGATCTGGCTTCTATCTTCGACCCGTTCGGCAATGCGGTGCACACCGCGCTGTCGTTTGATCTGGTCGGCGAAGACGTGTTGGTGTCCGGCGCCGGTCCGATCGGCATCATGGCTGCGGCCGTGTGCAAACACGTCGGCGCCCGCCACGTGGTGATCACCGACGTCAACGAATACCGCCTGGAGCTGGCGCGCAAGATGGGCGTGACCCGCGCGGTGAACGTCAGCAAGGAAAACCTCGACGACGTGATGGCCGAGCTGGGCATGACCGAAGGGTTTGACGTCGGCCTGGAGATGTCCGGCGCGCCGCCGGCGTTCCGCACCCTGCTGAATGCGATGAACCACGGCGGCCGCATCGCCATGCTGGGCATTCCGCCGTCGGACATGTCGATCGACTGGAATCAGGTGATCTTCAAGGGGCTGTTTATCAAGGGGATTTACGGTCGAGAAATGTTCGAAACCTGGTACAAGATGGCGGCGCTGATCCAGTCCGGTCTGGATCTGAGCCCGATCATCACCCACCGCTTCTCGATTGACGAGTTCCAGCAGGGCTTCGACGCCATGCGCTCCGGCAAGTCCGGCAAGGTGATATTAAGCTGGGATTAA
- a CDS encoding glycine C-acetyltransferase, which translates to MSASFYQQLEQQLAVTRSEGLFKEERIITSAQQADIAVADGSHVINFCANNYLGLANHPAMIAAAKAGMDSHGFGMASVRFICGTQDSHKQLEQKLAEFLGMEDAILYSSCFDANGGLFETLLGPEDAIISDALNHASIIDGVRLCKAKRYRYANNDMAELAAQLKQAKADGARHIMIATDGVFSMDGVIANLKGVCDLADEYQALVMVDDSHAVGFVGAHGRGTHEYCEVMGRVDIITGTLGKALGGASGGYTAARKEVVEWLRQRSRPYLFSNSLAPAIVAASIQVLELLERGDALRDRLWANARLFREKMTAAGFELAGADHAIIPVMLGEAKLAQDFANALLKEGIYVTGFFYPVVPKGQARIRTQMSADHTPEQIERAVAAFIRIGKDLGVIA; encoded by the coding sequence ATGTCCGCGTCTTTTTATCAGCAGTTGGAACAACAACTTGCCGTCACCCGCAGCGAAGGGCTGTTTAAGGAAGAGCGCATCATCACTTCCGCGCAGCAGGCGGATATCGCCGTCGCCGACGGCAGCCATGTGATCAACTTCTGCGCCAACAACTACCTGGGCCTGGCCAACCATCCGGCGATGATCGCCGCGGCCAAGGCCGGCATGGACAGCCACGGCTTCGGCATGGCGTCGGTGCGCTTTATCTGCGGCACCCAGGACAGCCACAAACAGCTGGAGCAAAAGCTGGCGGAATTCCTGGGAATGGAAGACGCGATCCTGTATTCCTCCTGCTTCGACGCCAACGGCGGGTTGTTTGAAACCCTGCTCGGCCCGGAAGACGCCATTATCTCCGACGCGCTGAACCATGCGTCGATCATCGACGGCGTGCGCCTGTGCAAGGCCAAGCGTTACCGCTACGCCAACAACGACATGGCCGAACTGGCCGCGCAGCTGAAGCAGGCCAAGGCCGACGGCGCGCGGCACATCATGATCGCCACCGACGGCGTATTTTCGATGGACGGCGTGATAGCCAACCTGAAAGGCGTGTGCGACCTGGCGGACGAGTACCAGGCGCTGGTGATGGTGGACGATTCCCATGCGGTCGGCTTTGTCGGCGCTCACGGGCGCGGCACCCATGAATACTGTGAAGTGATGGGCCGCGTCGACATCATTACCGGCACCCTGGGCAAGGCGCTGGGCGGCGCTTCCGGCGGCTACACCGCCGCCAGGAAAGAGGTGGTGGAGTGGCTGCGCCAGCGTTCGCGCCCGTATCTGTTCTCCAACTCGCTGGCGCCGGCGATCGTCGCCGCGTCGATCCAGGTATTGGAACTGCTGGAGCGGGGCGATGCGCTGCGCGATCGCCTGTGGGCCAACGCGCGCCTGTTCCGCGAAAAAATGACCGCGGCCGGTTTTGAACTGGCCGGGGCCGATCACGCCATCATCCCGGTGATGTTGGGTGAAGCCAAGCTGGCGCAGGACTTCGCCAATGCTCTGCTCAAGGAAGGCATTTATGTTACAGGTTTCTTCTATCCGGTGGTGCCGAAAGGCCAGGCGCGCATCCGCACCCAGATGTCCGCCGACCACACGCCGGAGCAAATTGAGCGCGCCGTTGCGGCGTTTATTCGTATCGGTAAGGATCTTGGCGTTATTGCATAA